In Actinomadura citrea, a single window of DNA contains:
- a CDS encoding protein kinase domain-containing protein, with amino-acid sequence MPETRPLRATDPREIGGSRLTARLGEGAQGIVYLGESGTGQRVAVKLLHADIGRDERARTLFDRELAAARRVAPFCTARILAADADGDIPYIISEYIDGPSLRDRVLQEGAASPAELVTLAIGTATALAAIHEAGVVHRDFKPANVLLGPDGPKVIDFGIARPLEATSATLTGAVGTPAYMAPEQVAGSAGGAPLDMFAWGCTMAFAANGVPPFGSDSVPAIMQRILYQEPDLGALTGDLRTLVASSLEKDPAARPTAIQVLQRLLGLGPNADLLAEGTSAVARPAAPPQAGNWTPPAATHPSAAGWTPPTPPTPPPSPPPLGTYPGSRPQTGRGGRVLLLAGAAAAVVILASGLVAALLLKSDGRAEGGRTPVAQSASSKSCAYRPATGANVKEVGKPPVALPATAPSRATVETGLGTLQISLDAGTAPCTVNSLAYLAAQKFYDRTSCHRLTTDPGLQVLQCGDPSGTGAGGPGYQFDDESLSSARYTRGAVAMANAGPNTNGSQFFILYGDTTSLPASYTVFGRVTSGMDIVDAVAKKGVAGGGTDGAPKQKVAINELRTA; translated from the coding sequence ATGCCGGAGACCCGCCCGCTGCGCGCCACCGACCCCCGCGAGATCGGCGGCTCCCGGCTGACGGCCCGGCTCGGCGAGGGCGCCCAGGGCATCGTCTACCTGGGCGAATCCGGCACCGGGCAGCGGGTCGCCGTGAAGCTCCTGCACGCCGACATCGGACGGGACGAGCGGGCCCGCACCCTCTTCGACCGGGAGCTGGCGGCGGCCCGCCGCGTCGCCCCGTTCTGCACCGCCCGCATCCTCGCGGCGGACGCCGACGGCGACATCCCCTACATCATCAGCGAGTACATCGACGGGCCCTCCCTGCGCGACCGGGTCCTCCAGGAGGGCGCGGCGTCCCCGGCGGAGCTGGTCACGCTCGCCATCGGCACCGCGACCGCGCTCGCGGCCATCCATGAGGCGGGCGTCGTCCACCGCGACTTCAAACCGGCCAACGTGCTGCTCGGCCCGGACGGCCCCAAGGTCATCGACTTCGGCATCGCGCGCCCGCTGGAGGCCACTTCCGCCACCCTGACCGGCGCCGTCGGCACCCCCGCCTACATGGCGCCCGAGCAGGTGGCGGGGTCCGCGGGCGGCGCGCCGCTGGACATGTTCGCGTGGGGCTGCACAATGGCGTTCGCCGCGAACGGCGTCCCGCCGTTCGGCAGCGACTCGGTGCCGGCCATCATGCAGCGGATCCTCTACCAGGAGCCGGACCTGGGCGCGCTGACCGGGGACCTGCGGACGCTCGTCGCGTCCAGCCTGGAGAAGGACCCCGCGGCCCGCCCGACCGCCATCCAGGTGCTGCAGCGGCTGCTCGGACTCGGCCCGAACGCCGACCTCCTCGCGGAGGGCACCTCGGCCGTCGCGCGACCGGCCGCACCACCCCAGGCCGGGAACTGGACGCCACCGGCCGCGACGCACCCGTCCGCCGCAGGCTGGACGCCACCCACGCCACCCACGCCACCCCCGTCCCCACCGCCTCTCGGGACGTACCCGGGGAGCCGGCCCCAGACCGGGCGAGGCGGCCGGGTGCTCCTCCTCGCCGGAGCGGCCGCCGCGGTCGTGATCCTGGCCAGCGGGCTCGTCGCCGCGCTCCTCCTCAAGAGCGACGGCAGGGCCGAGGGCGGCCGGACGCCGGTCGCCCAGTCCGCGTCGTCCAAGTCGTGCGCCTACCGGCCCGCGACCGGCGCGAACGTCAAGGAGGTCGGGAAGCCCCCGGTCGCCCTCCCGGCGACGGCCCCGTCCCGCGCCACCGTCGAGACCGGGCTCGGCACGCTCCAGATCTCACTGGACGCCGGAACGGCGCCCTGCACGGTGAACTCCCTGGCCTACCTCGCGGCCCAGAAGTTCTACGACCGCACCTCATGCCACCGGCTCACGACGGACCCGGGCCTCCAGGTCCTCCAGTGCGGCGATCCGAGCGGGACCGGGGCGGGCGGGCCCGGCTACCAGTTCGACGACGAGAGCCTGAGCTCGGCGCGCTACACGCGGGGGGCCGTGGCCATGGCCAACGCGGGCCCGAACACCAACGGCAGCCAGTTCTTCATCCTGTACGGCGACACCACGAGCCTCCCCGCGTCCTACACGGTCTTCGGCCGGGTCACGTCCGGCATGGACATCGTGGACGCGGTCGCCAAGAAGGGCGTCGCGGGCGGCGGCACGGACGGCGCCCCGAAGCAGAAGGTGGCGATCAACGAGCTCCGCACGGCCTGA
- a CDS encoding ferritin-like domain-containing protein: protein MSSHDLYVTPVPNDTWNVPMAGDTRFTWEYDDGRDRLLNLYQKGKDKQWDAQKRIDWDLEVDPINIAGLPENFNPLFGSDIWDKMSQKEKDEFGRHQGSWLFSQFLHGEQGALNVSARIVQTVPDLDSKFYAATQTMDEARHVELYAKFVHEKIGMYYPINQDLAKLLAESLEDSRWDLPYLGMQVLIEGLALAAFGLYRDMSTNPLVKQLLAYVMQDEARHVAFGRLALKDYYAELTDKERAEREEFVVEGCYLMRDRFKGREIFEQLDMPVDRCMEYVDNSDMYTLYQSLLFSRIVPCVRDVGLWGDKVQAAYQDMGVLDNAKADLEALMKQDEEIAEKVDEERYATELAARKGEVDQAISLGAAE, encoded by the coding sequence GTGAGTTCCCACGATCTCTACGTCACGCCGGTCCCGAACGACACGTGGAACGTCCCGATGGCGGGCGACACCCGCTTCACCTGGGAGTACGACGACGGCCGCGACCGGCTGCTGAACCTGTACCAGAAGGGCAAGGACAAGCAGTGGGACGCGCAGAAGCGCATCGACTGGGACCTTGAGGTCGATCCGATCAACATCGCCGGGCTGCCGGAGAACTTCAACCCGCTGTTCGGGTCCGACATCTGGGACAAGATGTCACAGAAGGAGAAGGACGAGTTCGGCCGCCACCAGGGCTCGTGGCTGTTCAGCCAGTTCCTGCACGGCGAGCAGGGCGCGCTGAACGTCTCGGCGCGCATCGTCCAGACCGTCCCCGACCTGGACTCGAAGTTCTACGCCGCCACCCAGACCATGGACGAGGCGCGGCACGTCGAGCTGTACGCGAAGTTCGTGCACGAGAAGATCGGCATGTACTACCCGATCAACCAGGACCTGGCGAAGCTGCTCGCCGAGTCGCTGGAGGACAGCCGCTGGGACCTGCCCTACCTCGGCATGCAGGTCCTCATCGAGGGGCTCGCCCTCGCCGCGTTCGGGCTGTACCGGGACATGTCGACGAACCCGCTCGTCAAGCAGCTCCTCGCCTACGTCATGCAGGACGAGGCGCGGCACGTCGCGTTCGGGCGGCTCGCGCTCAAGGACTACTACGCCGAGCTCACCGACAAGGAGCGGGCCGAGCGCGAGGAGTTCGTCGTCGAGGGCTGCTACCTGATGCGCGACCGTTTCAAGGGCCGCGAGATCTTCGAGCAGCTCGACATGCCGGTCGACCGGTGCATGGAGTACGTCGACAACTCCGACATGTACACCCTTTACCAGTCGCTGCTCTTCAGTCGCATCGTCCCGTGTGTCCGGGATGTGGGCCTCTGGGGTGACAAGGTGCAGGCCGCCTACCAGGACATGGGCGTCCTCGACAACGCCAAGGCCGACCTCGAAGCCCTGATGAAGCAGGACGAGGAGATCGCCGAGAAGGTCGACGAGGAGCGCTACGCGACCGAGCTCGCCGCCCGCAAGGGCGAGGTCGACCAGGCCATCTCCCTCGGCGCCGCCGAGTAG
- a CDS encoding GH1 family beta-glucosidase — protein sequence MGLPEDFRWGVATAAYQIEGAVGEDGRGPSTWDTFSHTPGRTRDGHTGDVACDHYHRWPEDVALMAGLGVDAYRFSIAWPRVQPSGSGAVNAEGLDFYDRLVDGLLTAGIAPAATLYHWDLPQPLEDAGGWMERDTAYRFAEFSYLAAERLSDRVDMWITLNEPVVVTAYGYAFGVYAPGRTLLLDALPTAHHQLLAHGLAVNALRSRGARRIGLTNHYSPAWAASPADQPAADAFDAFMNRLFTDPVLLGRYPDLMGDAPYIRSEDMSVIASPIDFLGVNYYNPTRIATPAEGPLPFDIVDITEYPTTGMGWPIVPDAFLSLLRTLDSRYDLPPLHITENGCSFADEPGPDGAVDDPARIEFLDAHIAAVRTAVDEGVDIRGYFAWSLLDNFEWAEGYHPRFGLVHVDYETQKRTPKASYGWYRDLIASSRRR from the coding sequence ATGGGTCTTCCGGAGGACTTCCGCTGGGGCGTCGCCACCGCCGCCTACCAGATCGAGGGCGCGGTCGGGGAGGACGGGCGGGGACCGTCCACCTGGGACACGTTCTCCCACACGCCCGGGCGGACCCGCGACGGCCACACCGGCGACGTCGCCTGCGACCATTACCACCGCTGGCCCGAGGACGTCGCGCTGATGGCGGGCCTCGGCGTCGACGCGTACCGGTTCTCGATCGCGTGGCCGCGCGTGCAGCCCTCCGGCAGCGGCGCCGTCAACGCCGAGGGCCTCGACTTCTACGACCGGCTCGTGGACGGCCTGCTCACCGCCGGCATCGCCCCCGCCGCCACGCTCTACCACTGGGACCTCCCGCAGCCGCTCGAAGACGCCGGCGGCTGGATGGAGCGTGACACCGCCTACCGGTTCGCCGAATTCTCCTACCTGGCGGCCGAGCGCCTCTCCGACCGCGTCGACATGTGGATAACTCTGAACGAGCCCGTGGTCGTCACCGCCTACGGCTACGCGTTCGGCGTCTACGCCCCCGGCAGGACGCTCCTGCTCGACGCGCTGCCCACCGCGCACCACCAGCTCCTCGCCCACGGCCTCGCCGTCAACGCCCTGCGCAGCCGGGGCGCGCGCAGGATCGGGCTGACGAACCACTACTCCCCGGCCTGGGCCGCCTCCCCCGCCGACCAGCCCGCGGCCGACGCCTTCGACGCGTTCATGAACCGGCTGTTCACCGACCCCGTCCTGCTCGGCCGCTACCCGGACCTGATGGGGGACGCGCCGTACATCCGCTCCGAGGACATGTCGGTCATCGCCTCGCCCATCGACTTCCTGGGAGTGAACTACTACAACCCCACACGGATCGCGACCCCGGCCGAGGGCCCGCTGCCGTTCGACATCGTGGACATCACCGAGTACCCGACGACGGGGATGGGCTGGCCGATCGTCCCGGACGCCTTCCTGTCGCTGCTGCGCACCCTCGACTCCCGCTACGACCTGCCGCCGCTCCACATCACCGAGAACGGCTGCTCGTTCGCCGACGAGCCCGGTCCGGACGGCGCCGTGGACGACCCGGCCCGCATCGAGTTCCTGGACGCCCACATCGCCGCCGTGCGGACCGCCGTCGACGAGGGCGTCGACATCCGCGGCTACTTCGCCTGGTCGCTCCTGGACAACTTCGAATGGGCCGAGGGCTACCACCCCCGCTTCGGGCTCGTCCACGTCGACTACGAGACGCAGAAGCGCACGCCGAAGGCGTCCTACGGCTGGTACCGGGACCTCATCGCGTCGTCCAGGCGTCGCTGA
- a CDS encoding GNAT family N-acetyltransferase, which produces MLVDHFPPLGLRLTTPRLELRLPSPEELAALADLAAEGVHDPETMPFLVPWTDRPPAEVARGVIQHHWRNLAEWTPEKWELDLTVFHEGEVVGQQSLWAQDLLVLRQVKTGSWLGRRHHGRGIGTEMRAAVLHLAFAGLDAEEAASVAFEANHASNAVSRKLGYQPNGVERHVVRGAMTVEQRYRLTRADWERHRTVPVTIEGLAPCRTMLGLPR; this is translated from the coding sequence ATGCTGGTCGATCACTTTCCGCCGCTCGGGTTGCGGCTGACGACGCCGCGGCTGGAGCTGCGGCTGCCCTCGCCCGAGGAACTCGCCGCGCTGGCCGACCTCGCCGCCGAGGGTGTGCACGACCCGGAGACGATGCCGTTCCTCGTGCCGTGGACGGACCGCCCGCCCGCCGAGGTCGCGCGCGGCGTCATCCAGCATCACTGGAGGAACCTCGCGGAATGGACACCCGAGAAGTGGGAGCTCGACCTCACCGTGTTCCATGAGGGCGAAGTCGTCGGGCAGCAGTCCCTCTGGGCGCAGGATCTCCTCGTCCTCCGGCAGGTCAAGACCGGTTCGTGGCTCGGTCGCCGGCATCACGGCCGGGGGATCGGCACGGAGATGAGAGCGGCCGTCCTGCACCTGGCCTTCGCCGGCCTGGACGCCGAGGAAGCCGCCTCCGTCGCGTTCGAGGCCAACCATGCCTCGAACGCGGTGTCGCGCAAGCTCGGGTACCAGCCCAACGGAGTGGAGCGCCACGTCGTACGCGGGGCCATGACCGTCGAGCAGCGGTACCGGCTCACCCGGGCCGACTGGGAACGCCACCGCACCGTCCCCGTCACGATCGAGGGTCTCGCCCCCTGCCGGACGATGCTGGGGCTTCCGAGATGA
- a CDS encoding chorismate mutase: METPETLAGVRARIDAIDGRLVRLLAEREGLVREAAAFKRDERAVRAPDRVERVVALARERAADAGLSPEVAETVWRAMIGAFVDLELNEHAHRRG, translated from the coding sequence ATGGAGACTCCTGAGACGCTCGCGGGCGTGCGCGCCCGGATCGACGCCATCGACGGGCGGCTCGTCCGACTGCTGGCCGAACGCGAAGGGCTGGTGCGCGAGGCCGCCGCCTTCAAGCGCGACGAGCGGGCGGTCCGCGCGCCCGACCGGGTGGAACGGGTGGTCGCCCTGGCGCGGGAGCGGGCCGCGGACGCCGGGCTCTCGCCCGAGGTCGCCGAGACGGTGTGGCGGGCGATGATCGGCGCCTTCGTCGATCTGGAGCTGAACGAGCACGCGCACCGCCGCGGATAG
- a CDS encoding TetR/AcrR family transcriptional regulator has protein sequence MTEIRTPLRRRPAQRRSAERVQRMLDACADILDEDGYDGLTTTRIAQRAEVAIGSVYQFFPDKRAVAQALALRNLEEFGDRISARLAAGRFGDWSDTVGAIIEIFVEMHRTVPGFRVLRFGDVADVNLLDSDADNNAVVADRLRRMIVDTFGVQDTPGLATALAISVEAGDAVLKMAFRRSPDGDPEIVAEAERLIHGYLAAHIQEY, from the coding sequence GTGACCGAGATCCGAACCCCGCTCCGCCGCCGTCCCGCCCAGCGCCGCAGCGCCGAACGCGTCCAGCGGATGCTGGACGCCTGCGCCGACATCCTGGACGAGGACGGCTACGACGGCCTGACCACGACGCGCATCGCCCAGCGCGCCGAGGTGGCGATCGGCTCGGTGTACCAGTTCTTCCCCGACAAGCGGGCGGTCGCGCAGGCGCTCGCGCTGCGCAACCTGGAGGAGTTCGGCGACCGGATCTCCGCGCGGCTCGCCGCGGGCAGGTTCGGCGACTGGTCCGACACCGTCGGCGCGATCATCGAGATCTTCGTCGAGATGCACCGGACCGTGCCCGGCTTCCGGGTGCTGCGCTTCGGCGACGTCGCCGACGTCAACCTGCTCGACTCCGACGCCGACAACAACGCGGTGGTCGCCGACCGGCTCCGCCGCATGATCGTGGACACGTTCGGCGTCCAGGACACCCCCGGCCTCGCCACCGCGCTCGCCATCTCGGTCGAGGCCGGCGACGCCGTGCTGAAGATGGCGTTCCGCCGCAGCCCGGACGGCGACCCGGAGATCGTCGCCGAGGCCGAGCGGCTGATCCACGGCTACCTGGCCGCGCACATCCAGGAGTACTGA